A region from the Benincasa hispida cultivar B227 chromosome 10, ASM972705v1, whole genome shotgun sequence genome encodes:
- the LOC120088533 gene encoding probable LRR receptor-like serine/threonine-protein kinase At4g37250 yields MNHYGTRIYRLQRSGKYEHIGLAVNLFPFPFSFSISFNILSFTWLLNNPISLSFSLSLSLSLSLSLCLSFSDVGFLLYYQIMSSILAFLLLLLLNFSCNGLNFDGVLLLSFKYAVLDDPLFVLQNWNYSDETPCSWRGVLCSAGGSRVTGLSLPNSQLMGSVSSDLGLIQNLQSVDLSNNSFNGSLPRSLFNATMLRFLDLSDNLISGEVPEPEGSLGNLQVLNLSGNALFGKFPSDLVNLGNLTVVSLKNNYISGEIPGGFKTVEVLDLSSNLINGSLPSDFGGDSLHYFNISYNRLSGEIPPDFAHKIPANAIIDLSFNNLTGEVPVSDVFMNQEANSFTGNRQLCGELTKTPCPITSSPSSLPPAIAAIPLDPSTPETTSSEKQSETGFKPSTIVAIVLGDVVGLAILCLLFFYVFHLKKKNKAVETHLKNEANLAKDSWSTSSSESRGFSRWSCLRKTGDPEEANSDQASVLSFSGHRETAEEGGEANKRGTLVTVDGGEKELELDTLLKASAYILGATGSSITYKAVLEDGTAFAVRRIGDGGVEKYKDFENQIRAVAKLVHPNLVRVRGFYWGVDEKLIIYDFVPNGSLANARYRKVGSSPCHLPWEARLRIAKGVARGLSYLHDKKHVHGNLRPTNILLGFDLEPKIGDFGLDKLFLGDSSYKPGGSTRNFGSKRSTASRDSFQDFVTGPSPGPSPSSISGVSPYLAPESLRNLKPNSKWDVYSFGVILLELLTGKIVVLDELGQGLGLATEDKSRTLRMADMAIRADVEGREEALLSCFKLGYSCASPTPQKRPSMKEALQVLEKFPTISMSSHYYGL; encoded by the exons ATGAATCATTATGGAACAAGAATTTATAGGTTGCAGAGATCCGGTAAGTATGAGCATATTGGTTTAGCTGTGAATCTctttccctttcctttttctttctcaatttcttttaatattctCTCTTTCACATGGCTTCTTAATAATCCCATTTCTCtttccttctctctctctctctctctctctctctctctctctctatgtTTGAGTTTCAGCGATGTGGGATTTCTTTTATACTACCAAATCATGAGCTCAattcttgcttttcttcttcttcttcttcttaatttttcttGTAATGGACTTAATTTTGATGGGGTTCTCTTGCTTTCCTTTAAGTATGCCGTTTTGGACGATCCTCTGTTTGTTCTTCAGAACTGGAATTACTCCGATGAAACTCCCTGTTCATGGCGAGGAGTTCTATGTTCCGCCGGTGGTTCTAGAGTTACAGGTTTGTCTCTTCCCAATTCTCAGCTTATGGGCTCTGTTTCTTCTGATCTGGGTCTGATTCAGAATCTTCAATCGGTTGATCTTTCTAATAATTCCTTTAATGGGTCTCTCCCCCGGTCTCTGTTCAACGCCACTATGCTTCGGTTTCTTGATTTGTCGGATAATTTGATTTCCGGCGAGGTTCCCGAGCCGGAGGGTAGCCTTGGGAATCTCCAAGTTCTTAACCTCTCCGGTAATGCTCTGTTCGGGAAGTTTCCGAGTGATCTCGTGAATTTGGGTAATCTTACGGTTGTGTCTCTGAAGAACAATTACATTTCCGGTGAAATTCCTGGTGGGTTTAAGACGGTGGAGGTTTTGGATCTGTCTTCCAATTTGATTAATGGGTCTTTGCCCTCTGATTTTGGTGGTGACAGTTTACATTACTTCAACATTTCATACAACAGACTTTCCGGCGAAATTCCGCCGGATTTCGCCCACAAAATTCCGGCTAATGCCATAATTGATCTCTCCTTCAACAACCTCACCGGCGAAGTCCCTGTTTCAGACGTGTTCATGAACCAAGAAGCAAACTCCTTCACCGGAAACCGCCAACTCTGCGGTGAGTTAACGAAGACCCCATGTCCAATTACTTCATCGCCGTCGTCTCTCCCACCGGCGATTGCCGCCATTCCGTTAGACCCAAGTACGCCAGAAACGACATCGTCGGAAAAACAGAGCGAAACAGGGTTTAAACCATCCACAATCGTGGCCATTGTACTAGGAGACGTCGTCGGATTGGCAATTCTTTGCCTCCTCTTCTTCTACGTCTtccatttgaagaaaaaaaacaaagccGTCGAAACCCATTTGAAAAACGAAGCCAATTTGGCCAAAGATAGTTGGTCCACATCCTCATCGGAATCCAGAGGATTTTCCCGATGGTCCTGTTTGAGAAAAACAGGGGATCCAGAAGAGGCAAATTCCGATCAAGCGAGTGTGTTATCCTTCTCCGGCCACCGTGAGACGGCGGAGGAAGGAGGAGAAGCAAACAAAAGAGGAACATTAGTAACAGTAGACGGCGGAGAGAAGGAGCTGGAACTCGATACATTGCTGAAGGCATCGGCGTACATTCTGGGCGCCACCGGATCAAGCATAACGTACAAGGCGGTGCTGGAAGACGGCACGGCGTTTGCAGTGAGGAGAATCGGAGACGGCGGAgttgaaaaatataaagatttcGAGAATCAGATTCGTGCTGTGGCTAAATTGGTTCACCCAAATTTGGTTCGTGTTCGTGGATTTTATTGGGGTGTTGATGAAAAGCTCattatttatgattttgttCCTAATGGTAGCCTTGCCAATGCTCGTTACA GGAAAGTGGGCTCTTCGCCTTGTCATCTTCCATGGGAGGCCCGATTGAGAATTGCAAAAGGAGTGGCCCGTGGCCTTTCTTATCTCCACGACAAGAAGCATGTCCATGGCAACTTAAGGCCCACCAACATTCTTTTGGGCTTCGATTTGGAGCCCAAGATAGGTGATTTCGGCCTCGACAAGCTCTTCTTAGGCGACTCGAGTTACAAACCCGGTGGTTCGACTCGAAATTTCGGGAGTAAAAGGTCTACAGCGTCTCGGGATAGCTTCCAAGATTTTGTCACTGGACCAAGCCCTGGACCTAGTCCGAGCTCGATTAGTGGGGTGTCCCCGTATTTAGCACCAGAGTCACTTCGAAACTTGAAGCCCAATTCAAAATGGGATGTGTATTCTTTTGGTGTAATATTGCTTGAGCTACTAACGGGAAAGATTGTAGTGTTGGATGAGTTGGGCCAAGGGCTTGGGCTTGCAACCGAAGACAAAAGTCGAACATTAAGAATGGCTGATATGGCGATTCGAGCTGACGTGGAGGGCAGAGAAGAAGCATTGTTATCCTGCTTTAAATTAGGATATAGTTGTGCATCTCCTACCCCACAAAAGAGACCATCCATGAAAGAAGCCTTGCAAGTTTTGGAGAAATTTCCAACCATATCCATGTCATCACACTATTATGGTCTCTAG